The Apium graveolens cultivar Ventura chromosome 6, ASM990537v1, whole genome shotgun sequence genome contains a region encoding:
- the LOC141668920 gene encoding CRIB domain-containing protein RIC10-like, whose protein sequence is MPTSIRGIYKGLKFITQIFAVKDREMEMEIGYPTDVKHVSHIGWDDQSGNAPSWMNEFKTGPDFASKSIANSGSSFSPWSSQDFGERLGRQTASDMFTDIPPTDMPNIPKKQKHKKHKSASSTKSSSSSTRSSRLAMLRA, encoded by the exons ATGCCAACTTCAATCAGAGGAATTTATAAAGGACTCAAATTTATAACTCAAATCTTCG CTGTGAAGGACAGGGAAATGGAAATGGAAATTGGGTACCCAACAGATGTTAAACATGTTTCACATATTGGGTGGGATGATCAGTCTGGCAATGCACCTAGTTGG ATGAATGAATTTAAGACAGGACCAGATTTCGCATCCAAGTCCATCGCTAATTCCGGTTCATCTTTCTCGCCATGGTCCTCTCAAG ATTTTGGAGAAAGGCTGGGCCGACAAACAGCATCTGACATGTTCACCGATATACCACCAACAGACATGCCCAATATTCCAAAGAAGCAGAAGCATAAGAAGCACAAATCAGCTTCCTCCACCAAATCTTCCTCTTCGTCAACACGGTCTTCACGGTTAGCAATGTTAAGAGCATAA